The following are from one region of the Halorussus rarus genome:
- a CDS encoding metal-dependent transcriptional regulator, with translation MLSDVMEDYLKSIYALQKEDGGPVSTSAIADYLDVTSPTVTSMVEKLEDRGLVEREKYKGVELTEEGETVALEVVRHHRLLESYLTEHLDYAWSEVHEEADTLEHHISEEFEQRVAEALGDPEVDPHGDPIPGADLTPPEADDTTPLSEHDAGDRLVVARVSDRDEEELRYLADAGVAPGTELYVADVAPFGMVTARLGGEGGSEQSLPENVARSIRVRPAGDEDGDGSDRDSLENGPGGDARGVRP, from the coding sequence ATGCTGAGCGACGTGATGGAAGACTACCTGAAGTCGATATACGCCCTCCAGAAGGAGGACGGCGGGCCGGTCTCGACCTCGGCCATCGCCGACTACCTCGACGTGACGTCGCCGACGGTCACGAGCATGGTCGAGAAGCTCGAGGACCGGGGACTGGTCGAGCGCGAGAAGTACAAGGGGGTCGAGCTCACCGAGGAGGGCGAGACGGTGGCGCTGGAGGTGGTGCGCCACCATCGGCTGCTCGAGTCGTACCTGACCGAGCACCTGGACTACGCGTGGAGCGAGGTCCACGAGGAGGCCGACACGCTCGAGCACCACATCAGCGAGGAGTTCGAGCAGCGGGTCGCCGAGGCGCTGGGCGACCCCGAGGTCGACCCCCACGGCGACCCCATCCCGGGCGCCGACCTCACCCCGCCGGAGGCCGACGACACCACGCCGCTCTCCGAGCACGACGCCGGCGACCGCCTCGTGGTCGCGCGCGTCAGCGACCGCGACGAGGAGGAACTCCGCTACCTCGCGGACGCGGGGGTCGCGCCGGGCACCGAACTCTACGTCGCCGACGTGGCGCCGTTCGGGATGGTGACCGCCCGGCTCGGCGGCGAGGGCGGCTCCGAGCAGAGCCTGCCCGAGAACGTCGCCCGCTCCATCCGGGTCCGGCCCGCGGGGGATGAGGACGGCGACGGGAGTGACCGCGACAGCCTCGAGAACGGGCCCGGCGGGGACGCCCGGGGCGTCAGACCCTGA
- a CDS encoding outer membrane protein assembly factor BamB family protein codes for MRIRTVAVVLAVLAGLLGAAAVGLGVFGGESTTLTAEWVSGTGREVTSNHHAVAAGRPGGRGMVYAPVSGRANTTQCALYGLSAANGSTDWTYAVPPADCTIHSVADPTLADYDDDGTVEVLAGTTERAVVAVDPATGAVEFRRDLGSYGYSKPVVTDFVGDDAKEIIVVDAHGTVYVLRPNGSEVWSKKLDRYTWGQPAVADFDDDGDPELTVGVGGEGHLYLFERNGTVAWRRTDSLGGSITWLTTGQADGDPAREIVTATAAGGVAMFDGTDGRVEWERDFGRLAAVRALGDGDGDGAPEVYAVARDGKLRSIAVATGDVEWTTTLTTADVQMMPPPSLGDVDGDDSPELVAATNDGTVAVVDPVGGDVVARYERDVPVFAPPTLADVDADGRSEAFVIYGDGRVVALSVPEGG; via the coding sequence ATGCGCATTCGGACGGTCGCGGTCGTTCTCGCGGTGCTCGCCGGCCTGCTCGGCGCGGCCGCGGTCGGCCTCGGCGTCTTCGGCGGGGAGAGCACGACCCTAACCGCCGAGTGGGTGAGCGGGACGGGCCGCGAGGTGACCTCGAACCACCACGCGGTCGCGGCGGGCCGACCGGGCGGCCGGGGGATGGTGTACGCGCCGGTGAGCGGTCGGGCGAACACCACCCAGTGCGCCCTCTACGGGCTCTCGGCCGCAAACGGGTCGACCGACTGGACGTACGCGGTGCCGCCGGCCGACTGCACGATACACTCGGTGGCCGACCCGACGCTGGCCGACTACGACGACGACGGCACCGTCGAGGTGCTGGCCGGCACGACCGAGCGGGCGGTGGTCGCCGTCGACCCGGCGACCGGCGCGGTCGAGTTCCGGCGCGACCTGGGCTCGTACGGCTACTCGAAACCGGTGGTGACCGACTTCGTCGGCGACGACGCGAAGGAGATCATCGTCGTCGACGCTCACGGGACGGTCTACGTTCTCCGGCCGAACGGGTCGGAAGTCTGGTCGAAAAAGCTCGACCGGTACACCTGGGGCCAGCCGGCGGTCGCCGACTTCGACGACGACGGCGACCCGGAGCTGACGGTCGGCGTCGGCGGGGAGGGCCACCTCTACCTGTTCGAGCGGAACGGCACGGTCGCGTGGCGGCGAACCGACTCGCTCGGCGGGTCGATAACGTGGTTGACGACGGGACAGGCCGACGGGGACCCGGCGCGGGAGATCGTCACCGCGACCGCCGCGGGCGGCGTCGCGATGTTCGACGGGACGGACGGTCGCGTCGAGTGGGAACGCGACTTCGGCCGACTCGCCGCCGTCCGCGCCCTCGGCGACGGCGACGGTGACGGCGCACCCGAGGTGTACGCGGTCGCCCGCGACGGGAAGCTCCGGAGCATCGCCGTCGCCACGGGGGACGTCGAGTGGACGACGACGCTGACGACCGCGGACGTCCAGATGATGCCCCCGCCGTCGCTCGGCGACGTCGACGGCGACGACTCGCCGGAGCTGGTCGCGGCGACGAACGACGGGACCGTCGCCGTCGTCGACCCGGTCGGGGGCGACGTGGTGGCCCGCTACGAGCGCGACGTCCCCGTCTTCGCGCCGCCGACGCTCGCGGACGTCGACGCCGACGGTCGCTCGGAGGCGTTCGTCATCTACGGCGACGGGCGGGTCGTGGCGCTCTCGGTTCCCGAAGGCGGATAG
- a CDS encoding threonine synthase, with the protein METTDAFVGLTCVDCGETFDAGEATHRCPDCGGILDPDYDYDDIELTREDLASRSFESMWRYEELLPFPRSAAVTMDEGATQLVECPNLADELGVGRVLFKDEGRNPTGTFKDRGQTAAMTAAVQHGATDVALNSAGNAGQAAAAYAARAGLDSHVFLPSRAGFTNKAMVNVHGGDLTVVEGRIGDAGAAYEDAMAEHDDWYSVKTFVTPYRHEGKKTMLYEVVEQNDWEVPDAVVYPTGGGVGLVGMHKAAKELRDLGLTDELPAMYAAQSAGCAPVVEAFEEGKDVHEVWETPDTICGGIEIPDPGASPLILDALRESDGGAVATSDEDILDSAIAVAQHEGLEMGATCAAAASGAWELARRGEFDEDDTVVLLNTGAGNKDDDVLRSHLMGKGI; encoded by the coding sequence ATGGAGACCACCGACGCGTTCGTCGGCCTGACGTGTGTCGACTGCGGCGAGACGTTCGACGCCGGGGAAGCGACCCACCGCTGTCCCGACTGCGGGGGCATCCTGGACCCGGATTACGACTACGACGACATCGAACTGACTCGCGAGGACCTCGCGTCCCGGTCGTTCGAGTCGATGTGGCGCTACGAGGAGCTGCTGCCGTTCCCGCGGAGCGCCGCGGTCACGATGGACGAGGGCGCGACCCAGCTGGTGGAGTGCCCGAACCTCGCCGACGAACTCGGGGTCGGCCGGGTGCTGTTCAAGGACGAGGGCCGCAACCCGACCGGGACGTTCAAGGACCGGGGCCAGACCGCGGCGATGACGGCGGCGGTCCAGCACGGCGCGACCGACGTGGCGCTCAACTCGGCGGGCAACGCCGGCCAGGCGGCCGCGGCTTACGCCGCCCGGGCGGGGCTCGACTCCCACGTCTTCCTGCCCTCGCGGGCCGGGTTCACCAACAAGGCGATGGTCAACGTCCACGGCGGCGACCTGACCGTCGTCGAGGGCCGCATCGGCGACGCCGGCGCGGCCTACGAGGACGCGATGGCGGAACACGACGACTGGTACTCGGTCAAGACGTTCGTCACCCCGTACCGCCACGAGGGCAAGAAGACGATGCTGTACGAGGTCGTCGAGCAGAACGACTGGGAGGTGCCCGACGCCGTCGTCTACCCGACCGGCGGCGGCGTCGGCCTGGTCGGGATGCACAAGGCCGCCAAGGAGCTGCGCGACCTGGGCCTCACCGACGAGCTCCCGGCGATGTACGCGGCCCAGTCGGCGGGCTGCGCGCCCGTCGTGGAGGCGTTCGAGGAGGGCAAGGACGTCCACGAAGTCTGGGAGACCCCCGACACTATCTGCGGCGGCATCGAGATCCCCGACCCGGGCGCGAGTCCGCTCATCCTCGACGCGCTGCGCGAGAGCGACGGCGGCGCGGTCGCCACCAGCGACGAGGACATCCTCGACAGCGCCATCGCGGTCGCCCAGCACGAGGGCCTGGAGATGGGCGCGACCTGCGCGGCGGCGGCCAGCGGGGCGTGGGAGCTCGCCCGGCGGGGCGAGTTCGACGAGGACGACACCGTGGTGCTGCTCAACACCGGCGCGGGCAACAAGGACGACGACGTGCTCCGCAGCCACCTGATGGGCAAGGGCATCTGA
- a CDS encoding alanyl-tRNA editing protein: MTEQRYLPDEDDVTEFEATVTEATDDYVVLDGTYFYPEGGGQPADRGELSWDGGRADVTKVRKNHGDVRHYVDEVEGDLPEPGDTARGSVDEERREAHRRMHTAQHVVSRVVLDEYGATTAGNQIYADRSRIDFEPVDLDDADVERIERLANEAIGRDLAVTKAERPREEVEERTDEGRALLDRIPEHVDPLRVVEIEDFDYCPCGGTHVDSLDDLGRVEITGRESKGEATERIEFELRAP; encoded by the coding sequence GTGACCGAGCAACGCTACCTCCCCGACGAGGACGACGTGACCGAGTTCGAGGCGACCGTGACCGAGGCGACCGACGACTACGTCGTCCTCGACGGGACGTACTTCTACCCCGAGGGCGGCGGCCAGCCCGCCGACCGCGGCGAGCTGTCGTGGGACGGCGGCCGGGCCGACGTCACGAAGGTCCGGAAGAACCACGGCGACGTGCGCCACTACGTCGACGAGGTCGAGGGCGACCTGCCCGAACCGGGCGACACTGCGCGAGGGAGCGTCGACGAGGAGCGCCGCGAGGCCCACCGCCGGATGCACACCGCCCAGCACGTCGTCTCGCGCGTGGTGCTCGACGAGTACGGCGCGACGACCGCGGGCAACCAGATCTACGCCGACCGGTCGCGCATCGACTTCGAGCCCGTCGACCTCGACGACGCGGACGTCGAGCGCATCGAGCGGCTCGCGAACGAGGCCATCGGGCGCGACCTCGCGGTGACGAAGGCCGAACGCCCCCGCGAGGAGGTCGAGGAGCGCACCGACGAGGGTCGGGCGCTGCTCGACCGCATCCCCGAACACGTCGACCCGCTCCGGGTGGTCGAGATCGAGGACTTCGACTACTGCCCCTGCGGCGGTACCCACGTCGACAGCCTCGATGACCTCGGCCGCGTCGAGATAACCGGCCGGGAGTCGAAGGGCGAGGCGACCGAGCGCATCGAGTTCGAACTGCGCGCGCCGTAG
- a CDS encoding ArsR/SmtB family transcription factor: protein MSEADGLDPAEAFGLVADGTRMTILRALAEAPYEEYEGVLSFSELRDRAGIRDSGKFNYHLQKLVGRFVRERDDGYSLTYPGDLLYRTVVAGFFTDETDVGDVEPDSGCPECGSGLEVRYEDARLRIACPDCDREFQDVPFPPTAVEHWDGEELLGAFDQWSRHNIMLFNRGVCKWCAGPMPGEFQRVESDTLTGGEESAVFVARSCENCQGFMFTTPGENVLYHPAVVSFFHARGVDVTSRPLWELEFVSATDPVAVRSEDPWRVEVTVSCDGDELRIVLDENVDVTAVEGDAVGN, encoded by the coding sequence ATGAGCGAGGCCGACGGACTCGACCCCGCCGAGGCGTTCGGGCTGGTCGCCGACGGGACCCGGATGACGATCCTCCGGGCGCTGGCCGAGGCCCCCTACGAGGAGTACGAGGGCGTCCTCAGCTTCTCGGAGCTCCGCGACCGGGCGGGGATCCGCGACAGCGGAAAGTTCAACTACCACCTCCAGAAGCTGGTCGGCCGGTTCGTCCGGGAGCGCGACGACGGCTACTCGCTGACGTACCCCGGCGACCTGCTGTACCGGACGGTCGTGGCCGGCTTCTTCACGGACGAGACCGACGTCGGCGACGTCGAGCCGGACAGCGGCTGTCCCGAATGCGGGTCGGGGCTCGAAGTCCGGTACGAGGACGCCCGACTCCGGATCGCGTGCCCAGACTGCGACCGGGAGTTCCAGGACGTCCCGTTCCCGCCGACCGCGGTCGAGCACTGGGACGGCGAGGAGCTACTGGGAGCGTTCGACCAGTGGAGCCGCCACAACATCATGCTGTTCAACCGGGGCGTCTGCAAGTGGTGCGCGGGACCGATGCCCGGCGAGTTCCAGCGCGTCGAGAGCGACACGCTGACCGGCGGAGAGGAGTCGGCGGTGTTCGTCGCCCGCAGTTGCGAGAACTGTCAGGGGTTCATGTTCACCACGCCCGGCGAGAACGTCCTCTACCACCCCGCCGTCGTGTCGTTCTTCCACGCTCGGGGCGTCGACGTGACCAGCCGACCGCTCTGGGAGCTGGAGTTCGTCTCCGCCACCGACCCGGTCGCCGTGCGCTCGGAGGACCCGTGGCGGGTCGAGGTGACGGTCTCGTGCGACGGCGACGAACTCCGCATCGTGCTGGACGAGAACGTCGACGTGACCGCCGTCGAGGGCGACGCGGTCGGAAACTGA
- a CDS encoding HD domain-containing protein, whose protein sequence is MGVEIKESPVSEAEFDEMKDFVYEYLAASVENEDGGGRMRWYPWHSAEYRFNHILNVVDLACTIAEKEGANVDVARVAALFHDIAKLDADQDVHAEEGARIARKYLETHGDFPESFIEEVCKAVENHSYQGDLTDLPKETQCLIEADLLDKVGANGTALMLLRMGYEARTHMDAAEMVDRVMERGKDAAKRVQTDAAEGIAHERLKRVKWFREWLEGEVPEMDCETSPDRRTQRRP, encoded by the coding sequence GTGGGCGTCGAAATTAAGGAGTCGCCCGTCTCCGAGGCCGAATTCGACGAGATGAAGGACTTCGTGTACGAGTATCTCGCGGCGAGCGTGGAGAACGAGGACGGCGGCGGCCGGATGCGGTGGTACCCCTGGCACTCCGCGGAGTACCGGTTCAACCACATCCTCAACGTGGTCGACCTCGCGTGCACCATCGCCGAGAAGGAGGGCGCGAACGTCGACGTGGCGCGGGTCGCGGCGCTGTTCCACGACATCGCCAAGCTCGACGCCGACCAGGACGTCCACGCCGAGGAGGGCGCGCGCATCGCCCGGAAGTACCTCGAGACCCACGGCGACTTCCCGGAGTCGTTCATCGAGGAGGTGTGCAAGGCGGTCGAGAACCACTCCTACCAGGGCGACCTGACCGACCTGCCGAAGGAGACCCAGTGTCTCATCGAGGCCGACCTGCTCGACAAGGTCGGCGCGAACGGCACCGCGCTGATGCTGCTCCGGATGGGGTACGAGGCCCGGACCCACATGGACGCCGCCGAGATGGTCGACCGAGTGATGGAACGGGGCAAGGACGCCGCAAAGCGCGTCCAGACCGACGCCGCCGAGGGCATCGCCCACGAGCGCCTCAAGCGGGTCAAGTGGTTCCGCGAGTGGCTCGAGGGCGAGGTCCCCGAGATGGACTGCGAGACGTCGCCGGACCGTCGGACCCAGCGACGGCCCTGA
- a CDS encoding cupin domain-containing protein, producing the protein MEKTAIDDADSAAFDEGVDRRSLAEALGATDLALNHYRVPPGEEFPSGLHAHGDQEEVFVVLDGEATFETLAPRDEGGGDQQVSEWTAAAVTAAAGEAVRFAPGEYQSGRNAGDEDLVALALGAPRDSEDVRIPLACPECGHDYLGPEAGEDGEVRLVCPACGAEHAPDGCPDCGSEMRAALGGSADGPSAVRSETVAVCPDCGAEAATPFRS; encoded by the coding sequence ATGGAGAAGACCGCCATCGACGACGCGGACTCGGCGGCGTTCGACGAGGGCGTCGACCGCCGGTCGCTGGCCGAGGCGCTCGGCGCGACGGACCTCGCCCTGAACCACTACCGCGTCCCGCCCGGAGAGGAGTTCCCGAGCGGCCTCCACGCCCACGGCGACCAGGAGGAGGTGTTCGTCGTCCTCGACGGCGAGGCGACCTTCGAGACGCTCGCCCCCCGAGACGAGGGCGGCGGCGACCAGCAGGTCTCGGAGTGGACGGCCGCGGCAGTCACCGCAGCCGCGGGCGAGGCAGTCCGGTTCGCGCCCGGCGAGTACCAGTCGGGCCGGAACGCCGGCGACGAGGACCTGGTGGCGCTCGCGCTCGGCGCACCCCGGGACAGCGAGGACGTGCGGATCCCGCTGGCCTGCCCCGAGTGCGGCCACGACTACCTCGGGCCGGAAGCGGGCGAGGACGGGGAGGTCCGACTCGTCTGTCCGGCCTGCGGCGCCGAGCACGCGCCCGACGGCTGTCCGGACTGCGGGAGCGAGATGCGGGCCGCGCTCGGCGGGTCGGCGGACGGTCCGTCCGCGGTGCGCTCCGAGACGGTCGCGGTCTGCCCGGACTGCGGCGCGGAGGCGGCGACCCCGTTCCGGTCGTGA
- a CDS encoding LysE family translocator: MLDAVVSGLAGVALGLSLAAPPGPMNAVIAEESVLRGWGSGFRAGLGAMSADACFFALALLGVVAVVRDAQAVQGALFAAGGLLMLYFAYGAASDASEAFGADAAAGETGPTAADGAGSRGDSRGFRKAFALALTNPYQILWWLTAGVGLLDPGTFAVDALGGLTVSTGSPVIVVGFFGGIALWITGFPAALVSVGRRVDAFAPAVAYLSALVLALAGLSFLSKAVGMVV, from the coding sequence ATGCTCGACGCAGTCGTCTCGGGGCTGGCCGGCGTCGCCTTGGGCCTGTCGCTGGCGGCCCCGCCGGGGCCGATGAACGCGGTCATCGCCGAGGAGAGCGTGTTGCGTGGCTGGGGCTCGGGGTTCCGGGCGGGCCTCGGCGCGATGTCGGCCGACGCCTGCTTCTTCGCGCTCGCGCTGCTCGGCGTGGTCGCGGTGGTCAGGGACGCGCAGGCCGTCCAGGGCGCGCTGTTCGCCGCGGGCGGCCTGCTGATGCTGTACTTCGCCTACGGCGCGGCCAGCGACGCCAGCGAGGCGTTCGGCGCCGACGCCGCGGCCGGCGAGACCGGCCCGACCGCCGCGGACGGCGCCGGGAGCCGCGGGGACAGCAGGGGCTTCCGGAAGGCGTTCGCGCTGGCGCTGACCAACCCCTACCAGATCCTGTGGTGGCTCACGGCCGGGGTCGGCCTGCTCGACCCCGGGACGTTCGCCGTCGACGCGCTGGGCGGCCTGACCGTCTCGACCGGCAGCCCGGTCATCGTCGTGGGGTTCTTCGGCGGCATCGCGCTCTGGATCACCGGGTTCCCGGCCGCGCTGGTGTCGGTCGGCCGGCGCGTCGACGCGTTCGCGCCGGCCGTCGCCTACCTGAGCGCCCTCGTGCTCGCGCTCGCGGGCCTGTCGTTCCTCTCGAAGGCGGTCGGGATGGTGGTGTAG